Genomic window (Streptomyces cadmiisoli):
ACGGCCTCGCGGTAGTTCATGACTCGAGTCTCGCAGTTCACAGGCGGCGAAACCCGCTGTGACCAACCTCCGAGACCGGATTGCGCAGCGCCGGTACGGCCTGCCCCCCATCCGCGTACCCTGTCCCCCAACCCAGCACCCAGCATGAAGTGAGCCCCCGGCCATGCCCACAACACCTGAAATGTCGATGGACATGACGACCGTCGGTGACACCGGTCTTCTCGACGCGCTCCAGCACGAGGTGGCGCTGTTCGCCCGACGTGCCGAACAGACCCGGCTCGGCGGTGTCGGACAGGTGCGCAACTCCATGGACCGCGCCGCGTACCTGCTGCTCAACCGGCTCGACAAGGAGGGGCCCATGGGCGTCAAGGCACTCGCCGCGAGCATGGGCATCGACTCGTCGACGGTCACCCGGCAGGTGGCTCCGCTCGTCGACACGGGCCTGGTCAAGCGGACCTCGCACCCCGAGGACGGGCGTGCGGTGGTGCTCCAGCTCTCCCCGCGCGGCCTGTCGCGGCTGGAGGAGGTCCGCTCGTCCCGGCGTCAGTTGATGGCCGAGCTGACCCAGGACTGGACGCCGGACGAGCGCGAGGCGTTCTGCGCCCTGCTCACCCGTTTCAACGTGGCGCTCTCCACCCGTGCGGCCCCGCAGGCGGTGCAGGGCGTGGAGCCGACCTCCGCCTCCTGACCCGCCCGCGGTACGGCGCCCGCCTCGCGTGACGGGCGGGCGCGCCGCGTGCACACGCGCGCGTGCACGCGGAGACCATGTCCTGCCCGGACCGCCCGGACCTGTCGCGTCCCGGGACCGCCGTGGCGAGCGCGGTCCGCACGGCGCCTCCCCCACGTGCCCCGCTGTGCGCGGCTCTTGACCGACGGCCCACCTCTGGCCTCATATGAGACCGGGTCCCGCGGTCGTACGCGGGTTCGCCTCCGGCGGGCCGGGTGAGCCGCCGGGACCGGTGTCGTCAGGTCGGCCTCAGGCGGGAGGCGCGGTGCGAGAACGGCAAGCGTCCCAAGGTGCCCGCCGGGACCGGGAGTTCGAGGCGTTCGTCGCCGGCGCGGCCGGGCGGCTGCTGCACACCGCCACGCTGCTCACGGCCGAGGCCCCGAACGCCAACCCGCGCGCGCGGCGCCTGCTGACCCTGGCCCTCGCCCACACCTACGCCTGCTGGGACCGGCTGCGCGGCGAGGACCCGTACGTCCGCACCCGCCACTACCTCGCGCTCCGCTTCGCGCACGGCGCCTGGCACCACTACGCGC
Coding sequences:
- a CDS encoding MarR family winged helix-turn-helix transcriptional regulator — protein: MSMDMTTVGDTGLLDALQHEVALFARRAEQTRLGGVGQVRNSMDRAAYLLLNRLDKEGPMGVKALAASMGIDSSTVTRQVAPLVDTGLVKRTSHPEDGRAVVLQLSPRGLSRLEEVRSSRRQLMAELTQDWTPDEREAFCALLTRFNVALSTRAAPQAVQGVEPTSAS